The Solanum lycopersicum chromosome 6, SLM_r2.1 genome has a window encoding:
- the TRM17/20A gene encoding uncharacterized protein TRM17/20A isoform X7, translated as MNGFQNGKNCNLDKPFPGCLGRMVNLFDLNSGVTGNKLLTDKPHGSLSRSQSDVVRMYPSGNQIEEKMIVSDLKRNSSNRKSNGTPMKMLIAQEMSKEIDSSQNPPSLVAKLMGLDAFPTRKSVSATQSHFGGHSRSHTDSSFSYCPHENGSLMEEMHQEFHQCPEENEYKDVYEVWQQPTKINCVRSKSPQKARHDETSIDKKVAFVRQKFIEAKCLSIDGNLRQSKEFQEALDVLSSNTDLFLKFLQEPNPMFSQQLQKLKSVPPPPETKRITVLRPTKMVDNSRFGESGNKNEKEMKRATQVGQGNRVDESHCPVSPPAPGWNDENPAQPTRIVVLKPSLTKTRNCMAASSPPSASPRVSEAEMKYVNIEDNEAQDSGEVALSQKMHENLGGHRRDETLFSSMSSNGYIGDESSFNKSENEYVAGNLSDSEVISPVSRHSWDYINRFVEPYSCSSLSRASYSPESSVSREAKKRLSERWAMVSSNGSFPEQRHLRRRSSTLGEMLALSDTKHAGGMEQEISKEEPGTSYSNLMNNSNCDEGIDESPRNLLRSKSVPVSSSEFGTLLNADVPGHETGKPNLPEETTKPRSTKLSLKNLLFSRNRKPSKDNGRHLQSNNEVQSGVKSSYCPAKVDLGREFSSADLHKSPGKLVSQNSFGEQGIISPEQVGLFVSKSLPLENQCESQDEPSPISALDTTFEEDEHSACISFGRTKPDHGGELSVDPIRCNLIDKSPPIGSIARTLSWNDSCIDTASSVPLRPFLSTWRTEEEEKEWFSFVQTLLTVAGLDEVQSDAFLLMWHSTESPLDPSLREKYVDLHEKNTLHEARRRQRRSTRKLVFDCVNAALMEIAGYGPDTCQRAIPHNGVSNNLPEGAKLILVDQVWTRMKEWFSSEVKCLSGDDDEDGNSLVVDGLVMKEVVGKGWLQHLRLEIDNVGTEIERELLAELVHESVIELTGRA; from the exons ATGAATGGGTTTCAGAATGGCAAAAATTGCAATCTTGATAAACCTTTTCCAGGATGCTTGGGACGAATGGTGAACCTTTTCGATTTAAATTCTGGGGTGACAGGAAACAAGCTTCTTACAGATAAACCACATG GCTCTCTTTCGAGGAGCCAATCAGATGTTGTCAGGATGTATCCTTCTGGGAATCAAATAGAGGAAAAAATG ATTGTTTCAGATTTGAAGAGAAACAGTTCAAACAGGAAATCAAATGGAACACCAATGAAGATGCTTATAGCCCAGGAAATGTCCAAGGAAATAGATTCTAGTCAGAACCCACCTAGTCTTGTTGCCAAGTTGATGGGCCTTGATGCTTTTCCAACTCGAAAGTCTGTTTCAGCCACACAAAGTCATTTTGGAGGTCATTCTCGATCTCATACTGATTCCTCTTTCAGTTATTGCCCGCACGAAAACGGATCTTTGATGGAAGAAATGCATCAGGAATTTCATCAATGCCCAGAAGAGAATGAATATAAAGATGTCTATGAAGTTTGGCAGCAACCCACAAAGATAAACTGTGTGAGAAGCAAATCTCCCCAAAAGGCAAGACATGACGAAACCAGTATTGACAAGAAGGTAGCTTTTGTTCGTCAGAAGTTCATTGAAGCTAAATGCTTATCTATAGATGGAAATCTTCGCCAGTCTAAGGAATTCCAAGAAGCATTGGACGTTTTAAGTTCCAACACAGATTTATTTCTCAAGTTTCTGCAAGAACCCAATCCAATGTTTTCGCAGCAGTTACAAAAGTTGAAATCCGTACCTCCTCCTCCTGAGACAAAACGAATAACTGTTCTTAGACCAACAAAGATGGTGGATAATAGTAGATTTGGTGAATCAggaaacaaaaatgaaaaagagatgAAGAGAGCCACCCAGGTGGGTCAGGGAAACAGGGTAGACGAAAGCCATTGTCCGGTTTCCCCTCCTGCACCAGGGTGGAATGATGAAAATCCTGCTCAGCCGACAAGGATTGTGGTGTTGAAACCAAGTCTTACCAAGACACGCAACTGCATGGCTGCAAGTTCTCCACCTTCAGCATCACCGAGAGTATCAGAAgctgaaatgaagtatgtaaacATAGAGGATAATGAAGCTCAGGATTCAGGAGAAGTGGCCTTATCACAGAAGATGCATGAAAACCTTGGTGGACACAGAAGGGATGAAACCTTGTTTTCTTCTATGTCTTCCAATGGCTACATTGGTGATGAAAGTTCATTTAACAAGTCTGAAAATGAGTATGTTGCAGGAAATCTCAGTGATTCAGAAGTCATATCACCAGTTTCTAGGCACTCCTGGGATTACATTAATAGATTTGTCGAGCCTTATTCCTGCTCCTCCTTGAGCCGTGCATCTTATTCCCCAGAATCTTCGGTTTCTAGAGAAGCCAAGAAGCGACTTTCGGAGAGATGGGCAATGGTGTCCTCTAATGGAAGTTTTCCGGAACAAAGACATCTTCGAAGAAGGTCCAGTACATTAGGTGAGATGCTTGCTCTTTCTGACACAAAGCATGCTGGAGGAATGGAGCAGGAGATTAGCAAAGAAGAGCCTGGAACTTCATATTCCAACTTGATGAATAATTCCAATTGTGATGAAGGCATTGATGAGTCACCAAGGAACCTCTTGAGGTCTAAATCTGTTCCTGTATCTTCGTCTGAATTCGGTACGCTGTTGAATGCAGATGTTCCAGGTCATGAGACAGGAAAACCCAACCTTCCTGAAGAGACAACAAAACCAAGAAGCACAAAATTGTCACTGAAAAATCTGTTGTTCTCAAGGAACAGAAAACCAAGCAAAGACAACGGACGCCATCTGCAATCCAACAATGAAGTGCAGTCTGGCGTTAAGTCTTCATATTGTCCTGCAAAAGTTGATCTGGGACGTGAGTTCTCGTCAGCTGATCTTCATAAATCACCAGGCAAACTAGTTTCCCAGAATTCCTTTGGGGAGCAAGGCATAATTTCTCCTGAG CAGGTTGGCCTGTTTGTATCAAAATCTTTGCCCTTGGAAAATCAATGTGAGAGCCAGGACGAACCTAGTCCAATATCTGCTTTGGATACAACGTTTGAAGAGGATGAACATTCAGCATGTATATCCTTTGGCAGGACGAAGCCAGATCATG GTGGTGAGTTGTCTGTTGACCCTATAAGGTGCAATCTGATTGACAAATCTCCTCCAATAGGATCAATTGCTCGTACTCTGTCATGGAACGATTCCTGCATAGATACGGCCAGTTCAGTTCCTTTAAGACCATTTTTATCCACTTGGCGGAcagaggaagaagaaaaagaatggtTCTCTTTTGTTCAAACATTATTAACGGTGGCTGGCCTTGATGAAGTGCAATCAGATGCCTTCTTATTGATGTGGCATTCGACTGAAAGCCCTTTGGATCCTTCTCTTAGAGAAAAGTATGTCGATCTGCATGAGAAGAATACACTACACGAAGCCAGGCGAAGACAAAGGAGATCAACGCGAAAACTTGTGTTTGATTGTGTAAATGCTGCACTGATGGAAATCGCAGGATATGGGCCAGACACTTGCCAAAGAGCCATACCCCATAATGGGGTCAGTAATAATCTCCCAGAAGGAGCTAAATTGATATTGGTGGACCAAGTGTGGACCCGAATGAAGGAGTGGTTTTCTAGTGAGGTGAAATGTCTCTctggtgatgatgatgaggacGGAAACAGCCTGGTGGTAGATGGACTGGTGATGAAGGAGGTTGTGGGGAAGGGTTGGCTTCAACATTTGAGGTTAGAGATAGACAATGTTGGAACGGAAATTGAAAGGGAGTTGCTGGCAGAGCTTGTTCATGAATCCGTCATTGAATTGACAGGTAGAGCGTGA